The sequence below is a genomic window from Fulvitalea axinellae.
CTTTGGCCTGTCCGGATATTCTTTGGCCGTTCGCCTTTGAAGACCATCTCCACCCGGAAAGATCCGTTGCGCACTTCCGGAAACACCTTCCTGACACGCAAAGTATATGTCTTTCCGCCTTTCTCCAAAGTGGCCTCCAAGCCGGTGCGCACGCGGTCCAGATAATACTCGTCTATCTGGAAACGCACCTTAAAATCGGTCAACACGTTGACTTGACCCACGCGGCTTCCCCGGCCTATTGACTGCCCAAGTTGGGCATCCAATAAACCGAGTTGGCCCGCGACGGGTGCTTTGAGGTTGAGATTATCTTTTCGCGCACGAACCATATCCACGGTTATGCGCATTTTTTCCAAATCGGAACGTAGCTTGCTCATCTCTGAAATTCGCATTAAGGAATCTTGCCTGACTTTTTCTTTCCGGATATCCATAAGGCGGACAGCCTGTTCCAAGTCTTCCTTTGCCACTATATAGTTTTCCCTAGGAATCAATTTCTCCTCAAACAGTAATTTTTGCTGTTCGAAATTCCTCTTTCTCTTTCTTAAAGAGAACTCTTGGGTAAGCAGTTGCTCCCGGGAATTAATCCTGTCCTTTTCGAAGTTGATCAGTGTCTGACGCATAATATTTTCCTTCTGTGCCAGTTGAGATTCGCTGTTCAGAATCGTCTCGTAAAGTGTCCTGTTTTCCAAACGAAGCAACACTTGCCCCGAATCAACTTGTGCGCCCTCTTCCACCAATATCTCACGAACCTTTCCCCCTTCCTCGGCATCCAGAAAAATGGTGCTGATCGGTTCCACTTGGCCATCCACACGGATATAATCGTTGAATTGGCCAGCCTTTACCTCGGCCAAAACAAGCTTGGCAGTTTCTACACGGTAAGCTTTTTCCGAATTTCCGAAAAACGCCAACACCAGCAGGCCTACAAACGCCAACCCTCCGGCCAAGGCCAAAGCCAGCCTGATCCTTTTCTTTTTCGTATTGTCTATCTTCTTGTCCATAGTATTTTCCGCTGTAAAAAAGTCATCGAATCATCCCGCCCAAACTATTCCAACACCCCGTACAGATAATAATCCAGCGTCCGGGTGCCTTGCCAATAGTCGAACCTGTTGCGGACCAAATCCAGCCGGGCTTGCGCTAGCCGGTTGCGAGTAGCCTGAAGCTCATAAAGGTCGGCCAGTCCACGTTCGTATTTCTTCGAGGCGGTCTTAAAGGCTAATTCCGCCACCATCACCCTTCTTCTATTCAGTTCAAATTCGGCCACACTACGCTTTATGGTTCTGCAATATTTGGCCAAAGCTTCACGCTCGGATCGGTCAGTGTCTTTAAGCGTATTTTCCGCCCGAATTACTCTCAATCGGTTTTTACGCAACGAGGTGTACCTGCTACCAGCGGAGAACAAAGGAACCCCCATGCTCAAACGTATCGACTGGCCAGCGTTATGGTCCATCTGCGTGAGTATCCCCATCGTATTGCCATTTTCGTTTAGCCTTTTATCGGAAAAGTTGGAACTGTAGCTGGCCGAAAAACTAAGGTTTGGCAAAAGACTCATCCAAGACGCCGTTAGCTCTTTCTTTGCCGTTTCCAAGTCTAGCGTTGAGATCCGGGCATCGGCCAAAGTATTGCCATATGTATCAAAAAGTGCTTCGGGATCAGGAATCGAAGCCTGGGCCGGATCGTCTTCCGGTTTTTTCAGGTTAAGTTTCTCTTCCGGCTCCATATCCAAAATACGGTTCAGCGACCGCCTTTTCTCTTCCAAGCTTTGTTCCGCACGAAAAACGGTCAAGTTAGCCTCTTCCCACTGCGCCAAAGCCTCCGACATTTCCGATTCGGCCATCAAGCCCAACTTCACTTTTTTCTCAACTGTCTTCCTGTTCAGTTCCGACTGCTCCATCCGCCACTGTGAAAGGCTAAGATACTCCTCCTGATAGAGCACATCGAAAAAAAGACGGGTTACCTGCTCGGCCACCGAATAGCGGGTTTGTCTCTCGGAAAGCTTTCCCCTACGATACGTAAGCCTGCTCAACGATATCGACCTGAACTTCCGGAAGCCGTTAAATACAGGCACCGAAGCCGAAGCCCCTACACTTCCGGAACCGTATCGTTTTGTTTCAAATTCATTTGTCGTCGGGTTAATTGTTTTACCGAAACTATAGCCCGCTCCTATACTAGGATTGACACTTGGTAACAAATTCAACTTGGATTGGCGATAGTCCAAACGCCCCATCTCCGTATTCAATTTTGCGTTGATGGCCCGCACGTCTTTTTGCATCGCCAACGCCACGCAATCCTCCAGACTCATCGGTGCTCGGGTACCCTTTTGGGCCGAAAGCGCAAAAGGGAAAAGAAACACCGCGCAAAAAATTCCGTATCTCAGTTTCATAAATAAACGTTTGGTAACACCCGGTTAGAGCCAATGCGCGTGCCAAAAATCACAGACTACTAGATATCAACATGTTACCTTACAACAACGGGAAAGGCGAAAATCCGTAGTGTAAAAAAAATTGCTAATCCGTGTAAAAATATTTTACAGGTCATTGCGCCACGCAATTCGTAACACTATAATTGCAACACATACACTATGTAAGAACTTTAAAGAAAGTTTTAATTTTAATAATCCAAAATAAGCTCATAAATATAACTTTATCGGTTATTACTTTGTAAATAACCGAAAATCGCACAACTACTGCCCTGTGTTATGTTTTGGCCCAAATGAGCCAAGTTTTTTCAAATCAAGAACTTAGCTCGCCGTTCGGCCTCACTTTTTTATAACCTTATTTTTTGTCGCATGAAAGACAACAACATACTAATCGTAGATGACAATAAAGGGGCTTTGGGAGCTCTCGAGCTCTTGCTCCAAGAACGTTTCGGCAAAGTAACCTGCCTCAGTACTCCGCACCGTATTCCGCGCGCTCTTCAGTCTTTGGAGCCCGATCTGGTCTTGCTGGATATGAACTTTTCGGCGGGACAAGTCTCCGGAAACGAAGGGCTATATTGGCTACGGCAAATCCGCCAGTTTGACCCACAAGTACCCGTAGTGATGATCACCGCATACGGCGATGTAGAATTGGCGGTAAAAGCCCTCAAGGAAGGCGCCGCCGACTTTGTGCTGAAGCCTTGGAACAATGAAAAGCTTCTGGCAACGGTGGAATCCTCGCTCAAGCTGGGGCATTCGCGCAAAGAAATCGAATCGCTCAGGAAAAAGGAGAAAACCCTAAAAAGAGAGATTTCCGGCAACGGACCTTCGCTAATCGGGCGTTCGAAAGCCATGGCCAAAGTGTTGGAACTGGTTGATAAAGTGGCCAATACAGACGCAAACGTACTGATCACGGGAGAAAACGGAACGGGCAAAGAAGTGATTGCCAAAGAGATACACCGAAAATCAGCCCGATCCGACGAGGCCATGATTACCGTAGATATGGGCTCCATTCCGGAGACGCTTTTCGAAGGCGAACTGTTCGGCCACAGCAAAGGCGCCTTCACCGACGCCAAATCCGACCGGATGGGCAAGTTCGAAGCTGCGGACAAAGGCTCCCTTTTCCTTGACGAAATCGGCAACTTGCCGGAACGAAACCAAGCCAAGCTTCTCACCGCATTGCAACGCCGCGAAGTCGTACGAGTGGGCGAAGTCCGTCCGCGCAGTGTGGATATTCGTCTAATCTGCGCCACAAACACCGATTTGGAGAAAGCCGTAGTGGACAAAAGCTTTCGCGAGGATTTGCTTTACCGGATCAATACCATCCATATCCATTTGCCCACACTGCGGGACCGGCAAGAGGATATTCCAGACCTGACAAACTTTTTTGTCAAACAGTTCGGGGAAAAATACGGCAAGAAAAACATAAGCGTAAGCCCTGAGGGAATGAATGCGTTGAAAGAGTATTCTTGGCCCGGAAATGTCCGGGAACTTCAGCACACTATCGAAAAAGCCCTTATTTTGGCGGAAAGCAACGTTTTGGAATCGAAAGACTTTCTGCTGAAGGAAATCTCCCCTTCTATCCTTGACGATTTTCCGGAAACGATTGAGGATATGGAGAGAAAGATGATCTCGATATCATTGGACAAACACAACGGAAACCTGAGCGCAGCGGCGAAACAGTTAGGCATTACTCGACAAACGCTTTACAATAAGCTGAAGAAATTCGGGTGGTAAGAGAATTTTAAATCAAAAAAAACGAACATGTTTAGCCGACAATTATACATTCAGATTATCGTAAGAGTGGCATTGCTTTCGGGCACAATTTTCGGAATGGCCTGGCATATTGTTCGTTCTCCGGACGTCAGTTTGGCGATTATCTACGGATTGATCGCCTTACTTACCGGAGTTATGCTGGTCAGGTTTATGAATACGACGAACCGCAAACTGGCATATTTTTTCCAAGCCGTCCAGAATGAGGATTCCACACTCAGGTTTTCGGAAAAACTTGGGGGAAAATCGGTCAAAGACCTTAACCGGGAATTAAACAGGGTCAACCGCATGATCAGCGACGCCCGCAAGGAAACCCGCGAACAGGAACGCTACTTCAGTACTGTGGTGGAACACGCCAGCACGGGAATCGTGACTTTTGACGGGCAAGGTTTCGTACACTTGGCCAATTCAGCCGCCCGACAGTTAACCGGCACAGATCCGCTTACACATATCCGCCAGCTGTCCCGCCGCGACCCTAAACTTTTCGAATGTTTTACCACGCTCTCTCCCGGCGAGAACGCCTTAATCCGCCTCCGTGACGGGGACAATACACGGCAATTGGCGCTCAGGTCGTCCGAGTTTAGGTCGCCCGGTAAAAATTTGCGCCTAATTGCCATACAAGATATCAAAGGCGAACTGGACGAACGCGAACTGGACGCATGGATCAAACTAATCCGCGTATTGACCCACGAAATAATGAACTCAATCGCCCCGATTGTCTCGCTTAGCGAAACTTTGGCGGAATTGAACAAGGAAAAGGCCTGCCCGGAAACAGCCCATACCACGGCCCAAGGTCTTGAAGTGATACGGGAAAGGGGCAACAACCTGATCGAATTTGTGGACAGTTACCGCAAAATCACCCGTTTGCCAAAACCGAAATCAGTGGAATTTGGCGCTCAAGAGCTTTTGGAAAAAATCCGGATATTGGTAAGCGGCGAACCGAATACGGAAAACGTTTCTTTCCAGCTGGTTTCCCGGCCGGAAAACCTTCGCCTCTTTGCCGACGAGACCCAAGTGGCCCAAGCGCTGATCAATATCGTCCGCAACGCTTTGCAGGCCTTGGAGCAAGTAAAAGACGCCAAAATCGAGATTTCGGCCTTTTCCGACAGCGAAAGAAGGCCTTGTATCAAGGTCCGAAATAACGGCCCGGAAATACCTGCGGATATACTGGAAGAAATCTTCGTTCCGTTTTTCTCAACAAAAGAAAACGGATCCGGCGTAGGTCTAAGCCTCTCCCGCCAGATTATGCGCCTTCACGGCGGTCAGCTTTTCGCCAACTCCAATTCAGAAAACGGAACAGCTTTTACGTTGCGTTTTCCGGCCAAAAGAAACCATACCGACACCGAATCTTTTTCAAGCAAAGAAATCCCCGCCGAGGCGGGGACCAGCAAATAACCCGGACCGTACCGCCCGCTTAATTCAGTTTGAACACGATTGGAATAATCATCCTTACTCTTACCGGCCTGCCCCGCTGTTTGCCCGGTTGCCAACGTGGCGATGACTTCAATACGCGAATAGCCTCATCATCG
It includes:
- a CDS encoding efflux RND transporter periplasmic adaptor subunit; protein product: MDKKIDNTKKKRIRLALALAGGLAFVGLLVLAFFGNSEKAYRVETAKLVLAEVKAGQFNDYIRVDGQVEPISTIFLDAEEGGKVREILVEEGAQVDSGQVLLRLENRTLYETILNSESQLAQKENIMRQTLINFEKDRINSREQLLTQEFSLRKRKRNFEQQKLLFEEKLIPRENYIVAKEDLEQAVRLMDIRKEKVRQDSLMRISEMSKLRSDLEKMRITVDMVRARKDNLNLKAPVAGQLGLLDAQLGQSIGRGSRVGQVNVLTDFKVRFQIDEYYLDRVRTGLEATLEKGGKTYTLRVRKVFPEVRNGSFRVEMVFKGERPKNIRTGQSYNVALRLGSPKDALMLAKGGFFHATGGRWVFVVSQDGTRATKREIRVGRQNPKHYEILEGLDAGEQVVVSGYDSFGENEVLYLE
- a CDS encoding TolC family protein; the protein is MKLRYGIFCAVFLFPFALSAQKGTRAPMSLEDCVALAMQKDVRAINAKLNTEMGRLDYRQSKLNLLPSVNPSIGAGYSFGKTINPTTNEFETKRYGSGSVGASASVPVFNGFRKFRSISLSRLTYRRGKLSERQTRYSVAEQVTRLFFDVLYQEEYLSLSQWRMEQSELNRKTVEKKVKLGLMAESEMSEALAQWEEANLTVFRAEQSLEEKRRSLNRILDMEPEEKLNLKKPEDDPAQASIPDPEALFDTYGNTLADARISTLDLETAKKELTASWMSLLPNLSFSASYSSNFSDKRLNENGNTMGILTQMDHNAGQSIRLSMGVPLFSAGSRYTSLRKNRLRVIRAENTLKDTDRSEREALAKYCRTIKRSVAEFELNRRRVMVAELAFKTASKKYERGLADLYELQATRNRLAQARLDLVRNRFDYWQGTRTLDYYLYGVLE
- a CDS encoding sigma-54 dependent transcriptional regulator, whose amino-acid sequence is MKDNNILIVDDNKGALGALELLLQERFGKVTCLSTPHRIPRALQSLEPDLVLLDMNFSAGQVSGNEGLYWLRQIRQFDPQVPVVMITAYGDVELAVKALKEGAADFVLKPWNNEKLLATVESSLKLGHSRKEIESLRKKEKTLKREISGNGPSLIGRSKAMAKVLELVDKVANTDANVLITGENGTGKEVIAKEIHRKSARSDEAMITVDMGSIPETLFEGELFGHSKGAFTDAKSDRMGKFEAADKGSLFLDEIGNLPERNQAKLLTALQRREVVRVGEVRPRSVDIRLICATNTDLEKAVVDKSFREDLLYRINTIHIHLPTLRDRQEDIPDLTNFFVKQFGEKYGKKNISVSPEGMNALKEYSWPGNVRELQHTIEKALILAESNVLESKDFLLKEISPSILDDFPETIEDMERKMISISLDKHNGNLSAAAKQLGITRQTLYNKLKKFGW
- a CDS encoding sensor histidine kinase, with the translated sequence MFSRQLYIQIIVRVALLSGTIFGMAWHIVRSPDVSLAIIYGLIALLTGVMLVRFMNTTNRKLAYFFQAVQNEDSTLRFSEKLGGKSVKDLNRELNRVNRMISDARKETREQERYFSTVVEHASTGIVTFDGQGFVHLANSAARQLTGTDPLTHIRQLSRRDPKLFECFTTLSPGENALIRLRDGDNTRQLALRSSEFRSPGKNLRLIAIQDIKGELDERELDAWIKLIRVLTHEIMNSIAPIVSLSETLAELNKEKACPETAHTTAQGLEVIRERGNNLIEFVDSYRKITRLPKPKSVEFGAQELLEKIRILVSGEPNTENVSFQLVSRPENLRLFADETQVAQALINIVRNALQALEQVKDAKIEISAFSDSERRPCIKVRNNGPEIPADILEEIFVPFFSTKENGSGVGLSLSRQIMRLHGGQLFANSNSENGTAFTLRFPAKRNHTDTESFSSKEIPAEAGTSK